A genome region from Desulfobacterales bacterium includes the following:
- a CDS encoding Smr/MutS family protein, with the protein MEPIHIPIEDVLDLHTFRPRDIPDLLQEYFSECIKAGIFSVRVIHGKGKGIQKRQVHQILAKNPSVRRYCDAPPEAGGWGATLVELHRAAK; encoded by the coding sequence ATGGAACCCATTCACATACCCATTGAAGATGTGCTAGATTTGCATACGTTTCGACCCCGGGATATCCCCGACCTATTGCAGGAGTATTTTTCTGAATGTATTAAAGCGGGTATATTTTCTGTGCGCGTCATCCACGGCAAAGGCAAGGGTATTCAGAAAAGACAGGTGCATCAAATATTGGCAAAAAACCCGTCCGTCCGGCGATATTGTGACGCGCCCCCCGAGGCCGGCGGCTGGGGAGCAACATTGGTGGAGTTGCACCGCGCTGCAAAATAA
- a CDS encoding glycosyltransferase family 9 protein — protein sequence MEIEFQRKVDRYVGALICRIFSLFHRKSKDEDDGFQPKKFLVILLSEMGSLVLAYPMFQQIKRRYPGAELYGLLFDKNKEVLSLLDVTSPEKIITIRDTSFGVFAVDCLRALSHIRKLKLDVVIDCELFARISSLFSFLSSARIRVGFHPHTQEGLYRGSFINRPVLFNPYHHMSRQFLNLVSAIDSVSTPTVKQSAGHNNLKAPVIDFAQAEIQAMQTQLQTDFKAITGKKLVLIYPGGGILPIRAWPRNYYSQVAGELIKKGYAVGIVGLAADKALAATILSDCNHPACIDLTGYTRTVKELMLIFQFSELLITNDGGPGQFAALTPVPTIIFYGPETPDLYGPADDKATLFYNPLPCSPCLTAYNHRNSPCDGDNLCLKQIPPQQVLKKALQILEKDWSAGG from the coding sequence ATGGAAATTGAATTTCAACGCAAAGTGGATCGGTATGTCGGCGCATTGATCTGCCGAATCTTTTCCCTTTTTCACCGCAAAAGCAAAGATGAGGATGACGGCTTTCAGCCTAAAAAGTTTCTGGTCATTTTGCTCTCCGAGATGGGAAGCCTGGTTCTGGCCTACCCCATGTTCCAGCAGATCAAACGGCGCTACCCTGGAGCTGAGCTCTACGGGCTTTTATTTGACAAAAACAAAGAGGTCTTATCGTTGCTCGATGTCACCTCGCCTGAAAAAATTATAACCATCCGCGATACATCTTTTGGGGTCTTTGCGGTCGATTGCCTGCGTGCGCTCAGCCATATTCGTAAACTGAAGCTTGATGTTGTCATCGACTGTGAACTGTTTGCCAGGATCAGCAGCCTTTTTTCATTTTTAAGCAGTGCGCGGATTCGCGTCGGATTTCATCCGCACACCCAGGAAGGCCTGTATCGCGGCAGCTTCATCAATCGACCGGTATTGTTCAATCCCTACCATCATATGTCACGCCAATTTCTCAATTTGGTCTCCGCGATTGATTCGGTCAGCACCCCGACGGTCAAGCAATCTGCGGGACACAACAATTTGAAAGCACCGGTGATCGACTTTGCACAGGCTGAAATTCAAGCCATGCAGACGCAGCTGCAGACCGATTTTAAGGCCATAACCGGAAAAAAATTGGTTTTGATTTATCCGGGCGGTGGCATATTGCCCATCCGGGCCTGGCCGCGCAATTATTACAGCCAGGTTGCGGGCGAATTGATAAAAAAAGGCTATGCCGTGGGTATTGTCGGGCTGGCAGCGGACAAGGCACTGGCAGCCACGATTTTATCCGATTGCAATCATCCGGCCTGCATCGATTTAACCGGGTATACCCGCACGGTGAAGGAATTGATGCTCATCTTTCAGTTTAGCGAACTGTTAATCACTAACGATGGTGGTCCGGGGCAGTTTGCCGCCCTGACACCGGTGCCGACCATCATATTTTACGGACCTGAAACCCCGGACCTTTATGGCCCGGCGGACGACAAGGCGACCCTGTTTTACAATCCCCTGCCCTGCTCACCCTGCCTCACAGCATATAACCATCGCAACTCCCCTTGCGATGGCGACAATCTGTGTTTAAAACAGATTCCACCGCAGCAGGTGCTCAAAAAAGCTTTGCAGATATTGGAAAAAGATTGGTCCGCCGGCGGTTAG